Proteins encoded in a region of the Brevefilum fermentans genome:
- a CDS encoding pyridoxal phosphate-dependent aminotransferase, protein MAKRYLSRTVKALKPSGIRKFFDIAATMKDVISLGIGEPDFTTPQPIIDAGIHALQKGETHYTSNAGILQLRQAIAENLERLYGVRYDPVSEIIITVGVSEALYLTFSALLDPGDEVIIPTPCFVSYQAEVELAGGVPVEVYTNMEDDFQPDPALIAKAITPKTKAILLSYPCNPSGAVASRERLLAIADLAKQHDLLVVSDEIYDRLVYGVEHVCFPALPGMQDRTVLLGGFSKSYAMTGWRVGYAAGPADVIGGLVRIHQYSVMSAPTVSQYAAIEALRIGEPYVQEMLAEYDRRRKMIHAGMNELGLDTFEPHGAFYVFPNVINTGLDDETFAERLLKEEGVAVVPGSAFGDAGAGFVRCSYATSYEKIEQALEKIDRFVKKL, encoded by the coding sequence ATGGCAAAACGATACTTATCCAGGACCGTTAAAGCATTGAAACCATCGGGAATCCGCAAGTTTTTTGATATCGCAGCAACGATGAAAGACGTCATCTCACTGGGGATCGGAGAACCGGATTTCACAACGCCACAACCGATTATCGATGCGGGGATTCACGCGCTACAGAAAGGTGAAACCCATTACACCTCCAACGCCGGCATCTTGCAACTGCGACAGGCGATCGCAGAAAACCTTGAACGGCTATACGGTGTCCGTTACGATCCTGTAAGTGAAATCATTATCACAGTGGGGGTGTCTGAGGCTCTTTACCTGACTTTCAGTGCTTTGCTGGATCCCGGCGATGAGGTGATTATCCCGACACCCTGCTTTGTGTCTTATCAGGCTGAAGTTGAATTAGCCGGAGGGGTTCCGGTTGAAGTCTATACCAATATGGAAGACGACTTCCAACCCGACCCGGCTTTGATTGCCAAGGCGATCACACCAAAAACGAAAGCCATCCTGCTGAGCTACCCCTGCAATCCCTCGGGCGCAGTCGCCAGCCGTGAAAGACTTTTGGCAATTGCAGACCTGGCAAAACAGCATGATTTACTGGTCGTCTCGGATGAGATCTATGACCGCCTGGTTTATGGAGTGGAACATGTCTGTTTCCCAGCACTGCCCGGAATGCAGGATCGGACCGTCCTTTTAGGTGGGTTCTCGAAAAGCTATGCCATGACGGGTTGGCGTGTTGGCTACGCCGCAGGACCCGCCGATGTTATCGGCGGGTTGGTACGCATTCATCAGTATTCGGTCATGTCTGCCCCAACGGTCTCGCAATACGCAGCAATTGAAGCGCTTAGAATTGGCGAACCCTACGTTCAGGAAATGTTGGCGGAATACGACCGCCGTCGAAAAATGATCCACGCTGGCATGAATGAACTCGGGTTGGATACCTTCGAACCGCATGGCGCCTTTTACGTCTTCCCCAATGTGATCAATACCGGGTTGGATGATGAAACCTTTGCTGAACGACTGCTGAAAGAAGAAGGCGTGGCGGTTGTACCAGGCTCTGCCTTTGGAGATGCCGGGGCTGGTTTTGTGCGTTGCTCCTATGCCACCAGTTACGAGAAGATCGAGCAAGCTCTTGAGAAAATTGACCGTTTTGTAAAAAAGCTTTAA
- a CDS encoding transglutaminase TgpA family protein: MIKTRNTLSERWWDMWVAIFAMGVVLIVSWRLWVTEWTGDLYILVFLTFFAGLTGLALGYSKFSPLVAALFSAVYGTFCMGWLFGTTVDLDITWRERIVNHLSWRLQLSIEQFNANQAVTDPILFLVIMAVLLWIMASIATFIIVRQGSVWPVLIPLGISMLVVSHYDQDLARNTRFLMTFMFFTLILVGRINFLTRQKQWNQEGISTTHETHTVLTRAMIILALILVILAWLIPITPQQRTRYAELWLSLIETWEEFRGRFGDILVLETTTDTKTITFFDETMALGSGTPVSEGVVFTVEVTQPPPAAYRNYWYARSYDYYEDGKWTSSPGVVNTMRYPDDFQILFPDWVGGVPAAYSVTSQVGQVNNLYVTGLPTRVDRPVEALTRWISPTEEDLIALLASPELYLGETYQVESLVRVPTASQLRHSETEYPDWLARYTQLPADFSPRIASLAEDIVNMDDHPYDMAVAITRYLRINIEYARTIPPVPAGADPMEWFLFDHQAGFCNYYAAAQVLMLRSLGIPARFTVGYAPGEYDLLTQTYTVRELDSHAWPEVYFVDFGWVPFEPTVSQPALVLPRGSDPGSSDFIPPERGETPLIDDAIDEPIAEMDESPPTDLEEYEVLPPPVEGSTVAWILLIVFLLVMVLAVLILQRPDLFKITIDPLPVLLERLLLKCGKTVPDWLRRWSDLARMSPAQKAYRRLCRSLKILGLPSDPSLTPAERAQMLTRRIPQAYQPALEIVEQYHLDQFSDHLMIQGQSTAAGWQVLRMALKTRLRNIFTKQSIQ; encoded by the coding sequence ATGATCAAGACCAGAAACACCCTATCCGAACGCTGGTGGGACATGTGGGTTGCGATTTTTGCCATGGGGGTGGTATTGATCGTCTCATGGCGCCTGTGGGTTACGGAATGGACCGGCGATCTTTATATCCTGGTGTTCCTGACTTTTTTTGCAGGGTTAACGGGTCTGGCTCTGGGTTACAGCAAGTTTTCTCCCCTGGTGGCAGCCCTGTTTTCCGCAGTTTACGGCACTTTCTGCATGGGGTGGTTGTTCGGAACGACGGTTGACCTTGATATCACCTGGCGCGAGCGCATCGTCAACCACCTGAGCTGGCGATTGCAGTTGTCCATTGAGCAATTTAACGCCAATCAAGCGGTTACGGACCCGATCCTATTTTTGGTGATCATGGCCGTCTTACTGTGGATCATGGCATCGATTGCTACCTTTATCATCGTCCGGCAAGGGTCGGTCTGGCCGGTTCTGATCCCCCTTGGGATTTCGATGCTGGTGGTCAGCCATTATGATCAAGACCTGGCGCGCAATACGCGCTTCTTGATGACCTTTATGTTCTTCACCCTGATCCTGGTTGGGCGGATTAATTTTTTAACCCGCCAAAAACAATGGAACCAGGAAGGCATCAGCACGACCCACGAAACCCACACTGTTCTCACCCGGGCTATGATCATCCTGGCATTGATCCTGGTGATCCTGGCGTGGCTGATTCCAATTACACCGCAACAAAGAACCCGTTATGCCGAATTGTGGCTCTCGTTAATCGAAACCTGGGAAGAGTTCAGAGGACGATTCGGCGATATTCTCGTGCTTGAAACAACGACGGATACGAAAACGATCACTTTTTTCGATGAAACCATGGCGTTGGGCAGCGGCACACCGGTCAGTGAAGGGGTTGTGTTCACCGTTGAAGTCACCCAGCCCCCACCGGCAGCGTATCGTAATTACTGGTACGCCCGCAGCTATGATTATTATGAAGATGGCAAATGGACATCCTCCCCCGGGGTCGTCAACACCATGCGCTATCCCGATGATTTTCAAATTTTGTTTCCTGACTGGGTGGGTGGAGTGCCTGCAGCATACAGCGTGACCTCCCAGGTTGGACAGGTCAATAATTTGTATGTGACGGGATTACCCACGCGGGTTGATCGCCCGGTGGAGGCGCTTACCCGCTGGATCTCGCCAACCGAAGAAGACCTGATTGCATTACTCGCCTCTCCCGAGCTGTATCTGGGTGAAACTTACCAGGTGGAGAGCCTGGTCAGGGTACCCACTGCCAGCCAACTGCGCCATTCTGAGACCGAATATCCAGACTGGCTGGCGCGCTATACCCAGTTGCCCGCTGATTTCTCACCCAGGATCGCCAGCCTGGCTGAAGACATCGTGAACATGGATGACCACCCCTACGATATGGCCGTTGCTATCACCCGCTATCTGCGCATCAATATTGAGTATGCGCGCACGATCCCGCCGGTTCCTGCAGGCGCCGACCCGATGGAATGGTTTTTGTTCGATCACCAGGCCGGGTTTTGTAATTACTATGCGGCTGCCCAGGTGTTAATGCTGCGTTCCCTGGGGATCCCGGCACGTTTTACGGTCGGCTATGCACCGGGTGAATATGATTTATTGACTCAAACTTATACCGTGCGCGAACTGGACAGCCACGCCTGGCCCGAGGTGTATTTTGTGGATTTCGGATGGGTGCCTTTTGAACCCACCGTTTCTCAGCCTGCCCTGGTGCTGCCGAGGGGTTCGGACCCGGGAAGCTCTGATTTTATCCCCCCGGAACGGGGTGAGACGCCCCTCATCGATGACGCTATCGATGAACCTATAGCTGAAATGGATGAATCGCCCCCGACCGACCTGGAAGAATACGAGGTGCTCCCACCACCTGTGGAAGGCAGCACCGTGGCCTGGATTTTGCTGATCGTCTTTCTGCTGGTGATGGTTTTAGCGGTGTTGATCTTGCAACGCCCCGATTTATTTAAAATCACCATCGATCCTTTGCCGGTGCTGTTAGAGCGCCTGTTATTGAAATGTGGAAAGACTGTGCCAGATTGGCTGCGTCGCTGGAGCGATCTGGCTCGCATGTCGCCCGCCCAGAAGGCTTATCGCCGTCTATGCCGCTCGCTTAAAATTCTCGGTCTACCATCAGACCCGTCACTGACGCCCGCAGAGCGCGCACAAATGCTGACCCGGCGCATTCCCCAGGCGTATCAACCTGCACTGGAGATTGTTGAGCAGTATCATTTGGACCAATTCAGCGACCATTTGATGATCCAGGGGCAGAGCACTGCGGCAGGATGGCAGGTGCTCAGAATGGCTCTCAAAACCAGGTTGAGAAATATTTTCACAAAACAATCCATACAGTAA
- a CDS encoding carbohydrate kinase family protein, translated as MTSELPDNPLRFVIAGRLNRDTIIPISGEPQIDGFGGNLAYAAIGLKLWGKKAGLLARVGQDFPLDWIADISSLGFDPSGIRVIDSDIDLRRFIAHEDAVTAHYQNPIQHFSDRGLPFPRNLLGYQAPRLLHSRRTTLQPFSIQISDIPLHYLEASAIHICPIDYLSHIILPSIFHQHQAGTITLTSCPDYMDPAFWQELPPLLSEITAFITPEAEIRNLFLGRQTDLWAMSEVLADLGPEFIIIQTESLGYYLLDRVNERRWVIPQYPSNAVDPTGSGDAFAGGFLVGYREHYDPMEAALMGSVAASVVIEGTGVFFGLDVMPGLIDARREAMRQLVRLI; from the coding sequence ATGACCAGTGAACTACCGGATAACCCCCTGCGTTTCGTAATCGCGGGTCGCCTGAATCGGGATACGATTATCCCAATTTCCGGTGAACCGCAAATTGATGGATTTGGCGGCAATTTAGCCTATGCTGCCATTGGGCTCAAGCTGTGGGGAAAAAAAGCGGGTCTGCTGGCGCGCGTTGGTCAGGATTTTCCCCTGGATTGGATCGCGGATATATCATCCCTGGGCTTTGACCCATCTGGCATCAGGGTCATCGATAGCGATATAGATCTCCGGCGGTTCATCGCCCACGAAGATGCGGTCACTGCCCATTACCAGAATCCGATCCAGCATTTTTCAGACCGTGGCCTGCCCTTTCCTCGCAATCTGCTGGGCTACCAAGCCCCCAGGCTTCTACATAGTCGTCGCACGACATTGCAGCCGTTTTCAATCCAGATTTCAGACATACCGCTGCACTATTTAGAAGCCAGTGCGATCCATATCTGCCCCATCGATTATCTTTCGCATATCATCCTGCCCTCGATTTTTCACCAGCACCAGGCGGGCACCATCACCCTGACCTCCTGCCCGGACTATATGGACCCTGCCTTCTGGCAGGAGTTGCCCCCCTTGCTTTCAGAAATTACAGCCTTCATCACGCCGGAAGCGGAGATACGTAATCTTTTCCTTGGTCGCCAGACGGATTTATGGGCAATGTCCGAAGTTTTGGCCGATTTAGGGCCTGAATTTATCATCATCCAGACGGAAAGCCTTGGGTACTACTTGCTGGATCGCGTTAACGAGCGGCGTTGGGTTATCCCTCAATACCCCTCTAACGCAGTCGACCCAACGGGCAGCGGGGACGCCTTTGCTGGCGGATTCCTGGTCGGTTATCGAGAACATTACGACCCGATGGAAGCGGCTTTGATGGGCAGCGTTGCTGCGTCCGTGGTTATAGAGGGCACCGGTGTATTTTTCGGTCTGGATGTGATGCCTGGATTAATCGACGCGCGCCGGGAGGCGATGCGTCAGTTGGTCAGGCTGATTTAG
- a CDS encoding histidine phosphatase family protein, whose translation MAIIYLVRHGQNEMVGKKLAGRLPGVHLNEQGHAQARQLAAELSALPIKAVFSSPLERTQQTAEPIARIHNLPVITEPGLIEIDFGAWQAKSLKQLRRNRLWRDVQEFPDGFSFPSGESFVAAQTRIVHSLQSISQTCADTDKIICVSHCDPIRLAVAHFLGMPLNAFHRLRIDTASVTVLNLAEDKVSLGPINALAGFFAGQE comes from the coding sequence ATGGCAATAATCTACCTGGTCAGGCACGGTCAGAACGAAATGGTAGGCAAAAAACTTGCCGGCAGGCTGCCGGGAGTTCATCTGAATGAGCAGGGCCACGCCCAGGCCAGGCAATTAGCTGCAGAACTATCCGCTTTGCCCATAAAAGCCGTGTTTTCCAGCCCCCTGGAGCGCACCCAACAGACCGCTGAACCCATCGCTCGTATCCATAACCTGCCAGTGATCACCGAGCCCGGTTTGATTGAAATCGATTTTGGGGCATGGCAGGCAAAATCGCTCAAACAGCTCAGACGAAACCGATTGTGGAGAGATGTCCAGGAATTCCCGGATGGTTTCAGCTTTCCAAGTGGAGAGAGTTTCGTCGCTGCGCAGACTCGCATCGTCCACAGCCTGCAGTCCATCAGCCAAACCTGTGCGGATACAGATAAGATCATCTGTGTCAGCCATTGCGATCCCATCCGCCTGGCTGTCGCCCATTTCCTGGGGATGCCCCTGAACGCCTTTCATCGCCTGCGTATTGATACCGCATCGGTGACGGTGCTAAACCTGGCAGAGGATAAGGTTTCCCTAGGACCAATCAACGCTTTAGCAGGGTTTTTTGCAGGTCAGGAATAA